One part of the Vogesella sp. LIG4 genome encodes these proteins:
- a CDS encoding MIP/aquaporin family protein — MNARAYVAEALGTALLLVVGLGSGIMAQQLAGGNVALALLANTLATGAGLLVLITVFAPLSGAHLNPAVSLVMARCGQLPWRQLLPYVACQLAGALAGVLLTHAMFDLPLLQVAQHARTGWSQWLSEAVATAGLLLVIFGAMRHAGERIPLLVALYIVAAYWFTASSAFANPAITLARCLSDTFAGIRPQDVSGYVLAQLAGALLGGSLGSWLFATPPVRQAATAAVSDLAG; from the coding sequence ATGAATGCGCGTGCATACGTGGCGGAAGCGCTGGGCACGGCGCTGCTGCTGGTGGTGGGGCTGGGCTCCGGCATCATGGCGCAGCAGCTGGCGGGCGGTAACGTGGCGCTGGCGCTGCTGGCCAATACCCTGGCCACCGGCGCCGGGCTGCTGGTGCTGATTACCGTGTTCGCGCCGCTGTCGGGCGCCCACCTCAACCCGGCGGTGAGCCTGGTTATGGCGCGATGCGGCCAACTGCCGTGGCGGCAATTGCTGCCTTATGTTGCCTGCCAGCTGGCCGGCGCGCTGGCCGGGGTGCTGCTGACGCATGCCATGTTCGATCTGCCCTTGTTGCAGGTGGCGCAGCATGCGCGTACCGGTTGGTCGCAATGGCTGTCCGAGGCGGTGGCCACTGCCGGCCTGCTGCTGGTCATCTTCGGCGCCATGCGCCATGCCGGCGAGCGCATTCCGCTGCTGGTGGCGCTGTATATCGTGGCCGCTTACTGGTTTACCGCGTCATCGGCATTTGCCAACCCGGCCATCACGCTGGCGCGTTGCCTCAGCGATACCTTTGCCGGCATCCGCCCGCAGGATGTGAGCGGCTACGTGCTGGCGCAGCTGGCCGGTGCGCTGCTGGGCGGCAGCCTGGGCAGCTGGCTGTTCGCCACGCCGCCGGTGCGGCAGGCCGCCACGGCAGCGGTGTCCGATCTGGCGGGATAG
- a CDS encoding ABC transporter substrate-binding protein, with protein MKTLCLLLALLCSQYCLAAGQSITLAAAEYPPYTTATDPAGGLIGAIARAAFAQRGISLRLSFRPWVRALSEVQNGHFDGLLGLWYSQERSGFLYFSLPIYNTTLGFFSRCDHRVNVSELAQLRTLRIGTVQGYKNPDSFEQAGLHSVDAEDDMSNLYKLAAGRLDLVLIDREVAQYLQRQAKPALSVPLCWEEPPLEVMPLHIAFSRHKTESGRLLTEFSQGLTALHQSGEYERILRHYGATP; from the coding sequence ATGAAAACACTCTGCCTGTTGCTGGCCCTGCTGTGCAGCCAGTATTGCCTGGCCGCTGGCCAGAGCATCACCCTGGCGGCCGCGGAATATCCGCCCTACACCACCGCGACCGACCCGGCTGGCGGCCTGATCGGCGCCATCGCGCGCGCGGCCTTTGCCCAGCGCGGCATCTCGCTGCGGCTGAGCTTTCGCCCTTGGGTGCGGGCACTGAGCGAGGTGCAGAACGGCCATTTCGATGGCCTGCTCGGGCTGTGGTATTCGCAGGAGCGCAGCGGCTTCCTGTATTTCAGCCTGCCGATCTACAACACCACGCTGGGTTTCTTCAGCCGCTGCGACCACCGTGTCAACGTGAGCGAGCTGGCACAGCTGCGCACGCTGCGCATCGGCACGGTGCAGGGCTACAAGAACCCGGACAGCTTCGAGCAGGCCGGCCTGCACAGCGTCGATGCCGAAGACGACATGAGCAACCTGTACAAGTTGGCCGCAGGGCGACTCGACCTGGTGCTGATCGATCGTGAAGTGGCGCAGTACCTGCAGCGGCAGGCGAAGCCTGCGCTATCGGTACCGCTGTGCTGGGAGGAGCCGCCACTGGAAGTGATGCCGCTGCACATCGCCTTCAGCCGCCACAAGACGGAAAGCGGCCGCTTGCTCACCGAATTCAGCCAGGGCCTGACCGCCCTGCATCAGTCCGGCGAATACGAGCGCATCCTGCGCCATTACGGCGCTACCCCCTGA
- a CDS encoding DNA internalization-related competence protein ComEC/Rec2, whose amino-acid sequence MNMLTAFCLGLVLCVWLPAPPDWHLLLAAVIVAWPLWWRRRTLLLAVLLLGVVYAGWRIELRLAERLPVALEGVPLLLAVLLLGVVYAGWRIELRLAERLPVALEGVPLQIHGTVRGLAATGEFGVRFRLQPDEADRREHGLPPLLELNDYARQDWPPGSRWQLLVRLRQPRGAANVAGFDAARWYWSEAVQATGSVGKHRRALAADCGWQCRLDTLRQAVVTRLASSIGPGRDAALVAALAVGAQQGIARPEWQALAATGLTHAVSVSGLHITLVAGLVLWLVRRLLRPWPRCQPQRLALLASLLGAVAYALLAGFSVPTQRTVWMLAATVAALWQWRSLSGWQVWLAALAVVLLIDPFAVLAAGFWLSFGLVGALIAGESGLRRRPGYWPALLGAQWRATLASLPPLAAMFGQWPLLSPLANALGIPLVSLLLTPLALLAAALPWAWLARLAGWAAAGFWWWVDWLAAGPQWWFPALPWPLLPAALLGTLCLVLPLSRSLRLAGLLLLLPLLLYRAPRPLAGELRVEMIDVGQGLAVLLQTSRHDLLFDTGAGDAGRVLLPVLRALGASAPALMLSHHDADHDGAAAGVLAALPVPQLWRGQPGSVPEHQAQPCRAGQSWVWDGVRFDVLWPRAETSGEDNAHSCVLRVATWRQAILLTGDAPQAVELELLRRYGAALRSQVLVVGHHGSRTSSAEAWLDTVQPQYALISVGYHNRYRHPHPLVLQRLAARALPPWRTDQLGALQLRLGAQIDITPRRQRRYWQPADQAAGR is encoded by the coding sequence ATGAACATGCTTACCGCTTTCTGCCTGGGGCTGGTGCTGTGTGTCTGGCTGCCTGCGCCGCCGGACTGGCACCTGCTGCTGGCAGCCGTGATCGTCGCCTGGCCGCTGTGGTGGCGCCGGCGCACGCTGCTGCTGGCCGTGCTGCTGCTGGGCGTGGTCTATGCCGGCTGGCGCATCGAGCTGCGTCTGGCCGAGCGGCTGCCGGTGGCGCTGGAAGGCGTGCCGCTGCTGCTGGCCGTGCTGCTGCTGGGCGTGGTCTATGCCGGCTGGCGCATCGAGCTGCGTCTGGCCGAGCGGCTGCCGGTGGCGCTGGAAGGCGTGCCGCTGCAGATACATGGCACGGTGCGGGGGCTGGCCGCCACCGGGGAGTTTGGCGTGCGCTTTCGCTTGCAGCCGGATGAGGCCGACCGCCGGGAGCATGGTTTGCCGCCGCTACTGGAGCTGAACGATTACGCCAGGCAGGACTGGCCGCCGGGCAGCCGCTGGCAGCTGTTGGTGCGTTTGCGCCAGCCGCGCGGTGCGGCCAACGTGGCCGGCTTCGATGCCGCGCGCTGGTACTGGAGCGAAGCCGTGCAGGCCACCGGCAGCGTCGGCAAGCACCGGCGGGCGCTGGCGGCGGACTGTGGCTGGCAGTGCCGGCTGGATACGCTGCGACAGGCGGTGGTGACGCGGCTGGCCAGCAGCATCGGCCCGGGGCGCGATGCGGCACTGGTGGCGGCACTGGCGGTGGGCGCGCAGCAGGGAATTGCCCGGCCCGAATGGCAGGCGCTGGCGGCCACCGGCCTGACGCACGCGGTGAGCGTGTCGGGCCTGCATATCACGCTGGTGGCCGGGCTGGTGCTGTGGCTGGTGCGCCGGCTGCTGCGGCCGTGGCCGCGCTGCCAGCCGCAGCGGCTTGCCCTGCTGGCCTCGCTGTTGGGCGCCGTGGCCTATGCCTTGCTGGCCGGGTTTTCGGTGCCGACACAGCGCACGGTGTGGATGCTGGCCGCCACCGTGGCGGCGCTGTGGCAATGGCGCAGCCTGTCCGGCTGGCAGGTATGGTTGGCCGCACTGGCGGTGGTGCTGCTGATCGACCCGTTCGCCGTGCTGGCGGCCGGCTTCTGGTTATCGTTCGGCCTGGTCGGCGCCTTGATCGCCGGCGAGAGCGGGTTGCGCCGCCGCCCTGGCTACTGGCCGGCGCTGCTGGGCGCGCAATGGCGTGCCACGCTGGCCTCGCTGCCGCCGCTGGCGGCCATGTTCGGGCAGTGGCCGCTGCTGTCGCCGCTGGCCAATGCGCTGGGCATTCCGCTGGTGTCGCTGTTGCTGACGCCGCTCGCGCTCTTGGCCGCCGCCTTGCCCTGGGCCTGGCTGGCGCGGCTGGCGGGTTGGGCGGCGGCCGGTTTCTGGTGGTGGGTGGACTGGCTGGCCGCCGGGCCGCAGTGGTGGTTTCCAGCCTTGCCCTGGCCGCTGTTGCCGGCGGCGCTGCTGGGTACGCTCTGCCTGGTGCTGCCGTTGTCGCGCAGCCTGCGGCTGGCAGGCCTCCTGTTGTTGCTGCCCCTGCTGCTGTACCGCGCGCCGCGCCCACTGGCGGGCGAGCTGCGGGTGGAAATGATCGACGTGGGGCAGGGGCTGGCGGTGCTGTTGCAGACGTCGCGGCATGATTTGTTGTTCGACACCGGCGCCGGCGATGCCGGCCGCGTGCTGCTGCCGGTGTTGCGTGCGCTGGGGGCAAGTGCGCCGGCGCTGATGCTGTCGCACCACGACGCCGATCATGATGGCGCCGCCGCCGGTGTGTTGGCGGCCCTGCCGGTGCCGCAGCTATGGCGCGGCCAGCCCGGCAGCGTGCCGGAACACCAGGCTCAGCCCTGCCGCGCGGGGCAAAGCTGGGTGTGGGACGGGGTGCGTTTCGACGTGTTGTGGCCGCGGGCGGAGACCAGCGGGGAGGATAATGCGCACAGCTGCGTGTTGCGGGTGGCCACCTGGCGGCAGGCGATCCTGCTGACCGGCGATGCGCCGCAGGCGGTGGAACTGGAACTGCTGCGGCGCTACGGTGCGGCCTTGCGCAGCCAGGTGCTGGTGGTGGGGCATCACGGTAGCCGTACTTCCAGTGCCGAGGCGTGGCTGGATACCGTGCAGCCGCAGTACGCACTGATCAGCGTGGGCTATCACAACCGTTACCGCCATCCGCACCCGCTGGTGCTGCAAAGGTTGGCCGCGCGGGCGCTGCCGCCGTGGCGCACCGATCAGCTGGGGGCGCTGCAGTTGCGGCTGGGGGCGCAGATCGACATCACGCCGCGCCGCCAGCGCCGTTACTGGCAGCCGGCGGATCAGGCGGCCGGCAGGTAG
- a CDS encoding arsenate reductase ArsC translates to MTDKVYNVLILCTGNSARSILGEALINNLGQGRFRGYSAGSQPTGKVNPYALKTLEKHGIATAGYRSKSWDEFALPDAPQMDFVFTVCGNADGEACPVWPGHPMRAHWGVEDPAGVGSNDEEAMAAFARAFMILKRRVELFMSLPVDKLDALALRQKLAEIGKQ, encoded by the coding sequence GTGACTGACAAGGTTTACAACGTACTGATCCTCTGCACCGGTAACTCGGCGCGCAGCATTCTGGGCGAGGCGCTGATCAACAACCTGGGCCAGGGGCGCTTCCGGGGCTACAGCGCCGGCAGCCAGCCCACCGGCAAGGTGAACCCCTACGCGCTGAAGACGCTGGAAAAGCATGGCATCGCCACTGCCGGCTACCGCAGCAAGAGCTGGGACGAATTCGCGCTGCCGGATGCGCCGCAGATGGATTTCGTGTTTACCGTGTGCGGCAATGCCGACGGCGAAGCCTGCCCGGTGTGGCCGGGGCACCCGATGCGCGCGCACTGGGGGGTGGAAGATCCGGCCGGCGTCGGCAGCAACGACGAAGAAGCGATGGCGGCGTTCGCCAGGGCGTTCATGATTCTCAAGCGCCGGGTGGAGCTGTTCATGTCGCTGCCGGTGGACAAGCTGGACGCGCTGGCGTTGAGGCAGAAACTGGCGGAGATCGGCAAGCAATGA
- a CDS encoding response regulator encodes MAKRLLLVDDEPFNLELLGELLQDAGYETVAADNGEDAWQILQREGEQYAAVLLDKMMPGISGFELLRRMKANPHLAFLPVIMQTAVGAAASVQEGLSSGAFYYLTKPFSRDMLLAVVAAATVHWDRHQYFRELANQQMGALQFLDRAEFSFHTLQEARHVAALLAKTSPEPEKVATGLFELIVNAIEHGNLGVSFEEKTRLQQQERWEQELERRLADPVLGARKVSLGLERSARALSFEIRDQGDGFDWQHFLTREPGELLASHGRGIMIARRLSFDELEYRERGNVVRAVSYLPAA; translated from the coding sequence ATGGCCAAGCGTTTGTTACTGGTAGACGACGAACCGTTCAACCTGGAGCTGCTGGGAGAGCTGCTGCAGGACGCCGGCTACGAAACCGTCGCCGCCGACAACGGCGAGGATGCCTGGCAGATTCTGCAGCGCGAGGGCGAACAGTACGCCGCCGTGCTGCTGGACAAAATGATGCCGGGCATCAGCGGCTTCGAACTACTGCGCCGCATGAAGGCCAACCCGCACCTGGCCTTCCTGCCGGTGATCATGCAGACCGCGGTGGGCGCTGCGGCCAGCGTGCAGGAGGGGCTGTCGTCCGGCGCCTTCTACTACCTCACCAAGCCGTTCTCGCGCGACATGCTGCTGGCGGTGGTGGCCGCCGCCACCGTGCACTGGGATCGCCACCAGTATTTCCGCGAGCTGGCCAACCAGCAGATGGGCGCGCTGCAGTTCCTGGACCGTGCCGAGTTCAGCTTCCACACCCTGCAGGAGGCTCGCCACGTGGCCGCGCTGCTGGCCAAGACCAGCCCGGAGCCGGAAAAGGTGGCCACCGGCCTGTTCGAACTGATCGTCAACGCCATCGAACACGGCAACCTGGGTGTCAGCTTCGAGGAAAAAACCCGGCTGCAGCAGCAGGAGCGCTGGGAGCAGGAGCTGGAACGCCGCCTGGCCGACCCGGTGCTGGGTGCGCGCAAGGTCAGCCTTGGCCTGGAACGCAGTGCCAGGGCGCTGAGTTTCGAGATCCGCGACCAGGGCGACGGCTTCGACTGGCAGCACTTTCTCACCCGCGAACCGGGCGAACTGCTGGCCAGCCACGGCCGCGGCATCATGATTGCGCGCCGGCTGTCGTTCGACGAACTGGAATACCGCGAGCGCGGCAACGTGGTGCGCGCCGTCAGCTACCTGCCGGCCGCCTGA
- a CDS encoding SlyX family protein, whose translation MESRITELEIKLALQEELLDALNLTVARQQQQIDLLQEQLRHLYRLQQAGNQPEEQRSLRDDIPPHY comes from the coding sequence ATGGAATCCCGCATTACCGAACTGGAAATCAAGCTTGCGCTGCAGGAAGAACTGCTGGACGCGCTCAACCTGACCGTGGCGCGCCAGCAGCAGCAGATCGACCTGCTGCAGGAACAGCTGCGCCACCTGTACCGCCTGCAGCAGGCCGGCAACCAGCCGGAAGAGCAGCGCTCGCTGCGCGACGACATCCCGCCGCACTACTGA
- a CDS encoding glycine zipper 2TM domain-containing protein, with translation MSRLRLTATLSLLSVALLAGCTSMYGSDSAAVYSQSDMRQIHDVEYGKVLDVKSVRMEGSKNDLLTLGGTALGGIAGSSVGQGKGSAAGAIVGAMIGGVAAEGMQRGSSKAAYELTIQTDKGRTISIVQEADVPISAGQRVKILSGNGTARVLPM, from the coding sequence ATGTCCCGCCTGCGCCTTACCGCCACCCTGTCCCTGCTGTCCGTTGCCCTGCTGGCAGGCTGCACCAGCATGTACGGTTCGGACTCCGCCGCCGTCTACAGCCAGTCCGACATGCGCCAGATTCACGACGTGGAATACGGCAAGGTGCTGGATGTGAAATCGGTAAGGATGGAAGGCAGCAAAAATGACCTGCTGACCCTGGGCGGCACCGCGCTGGGCGGCATCGCCGGCAGCAGCGTCGGCCAGGGCAAGGGCTCCGCCGCCGGCGCCATCGTTGGCGCCATGATCGGTGGCGTTGCTGCCGAGGGCATGCAGCGCGGCAGCAGCAAGGCCGCTTACGAGCTGACCATCCAGACCGACAAGGGCCGCACCATCTCCATCGTGCAGGAAGCCGATGTGCCCATCAGCGCGGGCCAGCGCGTGAAGATTCTCAGCGGCAACGGCACCGCGCGCGTGCTGCCGATGTAA
- a CDS encoding class I SAM-dependent methyltransferase: MTAATPLFCAEPARRDTAQQLAERFALPLVTQRPQEGYWLELGPERLELLTSGKHGAVYAEFVEGAARHRREQGGGRGQPVAKAIGLKGAKELPRVVDATAGLGGDSFVLATLGCEVTLLERSPVAAALLHDALERARWHPDTMDIARRMTLVHADARRWLAAQAELPEAQRPEVVFVDPMFPDTDKKSAAAKKGMQAFQQVIGDDLDSSELLAAAIAAATVRVVVKRPQRGPAIAGVKPSAVMDGKSTRFDLYVIKALRPTP; the protein is encoded by the coding sequence ATGACCGCAGCCACTCCACTCTTCTGCGCCGAACCGGCGCGGCGCGACACCGCGCAGCAACTGGCCGAACGCTTTGCCCTGCCGCTGGTGACCCAGCGCCCGCAGGAAGGCTACTGGCTGGAGCTGGGGCCGGAACGGCTGGAGCTGCTCACCAGCGGCAAGCATGGCGCGGTGTATGCCGAATTCGTCGAAGGCGCCGCACGCCACCGCCGCGAACAGGGTGGCGGCCGCGGCCAGCCGGTGGCCAAGGCCATCGGCCTGAAGGGCGCGAAGGAACTGCCGCGGGTGGTGGATGCCACCGCCGGCCTCGGCGGCGACAGCTTCGTACTGGCCACGCTGGGCTGCGAGGTCACCCTGCTGGAGCGTTCGCCGGTAGCCGCTGCGCTGCTGCACGACGCGCTGGAGCGCGCACGCTGGCACCCGGACACCATGGACATCGCCCGCCGCATGACGCTGGTGCACGCCGATGCCCGCCGCTGGTTGGCCGCACAGGCCGAACTGCCGGAGGCGCAGCGCCCGGAGGTGGTGTTCGTCGACCCGATGTTCCCCGACACCGACAAGAAAAGCGCCGCCGCCAAGAAAGGCATGCAGGCCTTCCAGCAGGTAATCGGCGACGACCTGGACAGCAGCGAACTGCTGGCCGCCGCCATTGCCGCCGCCACCGTGCGCGTGGTGGTGAAGCGCCCGCAGCGCGGCCCGGCCATCGCCGGCGTCAAGCCTTCGGCAGTGATGGACGGCAAGTCCACCCGCTTCGACCTGTACGTGATCAAGGCGCTGCGGCCAACGCCCTGA
- a CDS encoding helix-turn-helix transcriptional regulator, producing the protein MESTLVVRMLAALAQETRLAVFRQLVEAGPAGRAAGELATALDCAPATLSFHLKELVHAGLIAGRQEGRFVIYAANFAAMNGLLGYLTDNCCQASPADGCGC; encoded by the coding sequence ATGGAATCAACACTTGTCGTCAGGATGTTGGCCGCATTGGCGCAGGAAACACGGCTGGCGGTTTTTCGCCAGTTGGTGGAGGCCGGCCCGGCCGGGCGTGCCGCCGGCGAGCTGGCCACGGCGCTGGATTGCGCGCCGGCCACGCTGTCCTTCCATCTCAAGGAACTGGTGCATGCCGGGCTGATCGCCGGCCGGCAGGAAGGCCGCTTCGTGATCTATGCGGCCAACTTTGCCGCCATGAACGGCCTGCTGGGTTACCTCACCGATAACTGCTGCCAGGCATCGCCGGCCGACGGCTGCGGCTGCTGA
- a CDS encoding ArsI/CadI family heavy metal resistance metalloenzyme — MKRMHIHVAVDDLAASIRFYNALFGAEPTVHKPDYAKWMLDDPRVNFAISQRGARPGLDHLGIQTESAEELAELKQRIDAAGLAALSEEGTTCCYAVSDKHWLQDPSGIAWESYHTLDTAPTYNTAPAAVAANPDSCCAPASGAISEAACCAPAPQRVQLIARKNIEATVSRERKSRD; from the coding sequence ATGAAACGCATGCATATTCACGTCGCGGTGGATGATCTGGCTGCCAGCATCCGCTTTTACAACGCCTTGTTCGGTGCCGAGCCAACGGTGCACAAGCCGGATTACGCCAAGTGGATGCTGGACGACCCGCGGGTCAACTTCGCCATCAGCCAGCGCGGTGCCCGGCCAGGGCTGGATCACCTGGGCATCCAGACGGAAAGCGCCGAGGAACTGGCAGAGCTGAAGCAGCGCATCGATGCCGCCGGCCTGGCGGCGCTGAGCGAGGAGGGGACCACCTGCTGTTACGCGGTATCCGACAAGCACTGGCTGCAGGACCCGTCCGGCATCGCCTGGGAGAGCTACCACACGCTGGACACGGCGCCCACCTACAACACCGCGCCGGCTGCCGTTGCGGCCAACCCCGACAGCTGCTGCGCCCCCGCCAGCGGCGCGATCAGCGAGGCCGCCTGCTGCGCGCCGGCACCGCAGCGGGTGCAGCTGATCGCGCGCAAGAACATCGAAGCCACCGTTTCCAGGGAAAGGAAGTCCCGTGACTGA
- a CDS encoding methyl-accepting chemotaxis protein: MRFLDNLGLRAKFLVSFLGSGGILVTAILYCLWQIHGISRDSHVISDTSLPSLQAVADISQLRLRYRVRSLEYMLSTQPAEQTKTAQSMQQLDASLGKAFQAYEPLISSEAERKAYQQALQAAADYRTTVEQAIALRASGQEDAAQALRKGEWVKRANLLRDQTDALTRLSADEARAAGSRAQEAAQSSIRSGIIALLLGIALALVLSLLIASGMAARLAETVAAARRIAGGDLRGELPAASRDEVGKLIQAMADMQVALREAMLGTRRNADSLRQSSEELNQSVQRMEHAVEQQGEAASGIAANAENLTSSISEVADSTVAAAELSSSSDLQARAGHDSLLGLIGELQQVSRVVIGAAERISQLQEESARISSIVAVIRDIADQTNLLALNAAIEAARAGEHGRGFAVVADEVRKLSEKTAQSTSEIVQMVSAIQHSTSEVVQEVGNSVTLANDSVHRAELAGDSLSQLRQLSQQVAGIMSTLSAALQQQARASTEVAQRIEVVVSHSADVTHIAHHAAATSGVMKDVVADMERMVARFQV; this comes from the coding sequence ATGCGATTTCTCGATAATCTGGGCCTGCGGGCAAAGTTCCTGGTCAGCTTCCTTGGCAGCGGCGGCATCCTGGTTACCGCCATCCTGTACTGTCTGTGGCAGATCCACGGCATCAGCCGCGACAGCCATGTCATCAGCGACACCTCGCTACCCTCGCTGCAGGCGGTGGCGGACATCAGCCAGCTGCGCCTGCGCTACCGGGTGCGCAGCCTGGAATACATGCTGTCCACCCAGCCGGCCGAGCAGACCAAGACCGCGCAATCGATGCAACAGCTGGATGCCTCGCTGGGCAAGGCATTCCAGGCTTATGAGCCACTGATCTCCAGCGAGGCCGAACGCAAGGCCTACCAGCAGGCGCTGCAGGCGGCGGCCGACTACCGCACCACGGTGGAACAGGCGATCGCGCTGCGCGCCAGCGGCCAGGAGGACGCCGCGCAGGCGCTGCGCAAGGGCGAGTGGGTGAAACGCGCCAACCTGCTGCGCGACCAGACCGACGCGCTGACCAGGCTGAGTGCGGATGAAGCCCGCGCGGCCGGCAGCCGCGCCCAGGAGGCGGCGCAAAGCAGCATCCGCAGCGGCATCATCGCCCTGCTGCTGGGCATCGCCCTGGCGCTGGTGCTGTCGCTGCTGATCGCCAGCGGCATGGCGGCCAGGCTGGCCGAAACGGTAGCGGCGGCACGACGCATTGCCGGTGGCGACCTGCGTGGCGAGCTGCCCGCGGCCAGCCGCGATGAAGTAGGCAAGCTGATCCAGGCCATGGCCGACATGCAGGTGGCGCTGCGCGAAGCCATGCTGGGCACGCGCCGCAATGCCGATTCGCTGCGCCAGTCGTCGGAGGAACTCAACCAGTCGGTGCAGCGCATGGAGCACGCGGTGGAACAGCAGGGCGAGGCCGCCAGCGGCATTGCGGCCAACGCCGAGAACCTGACCAGCTCCATCAGCGAGGTGGCGGACAGCACGGTGGCGGCGGCCGAGCTGAGCAGCAGCTCCGACCTGCAGGCCAGGGCCGGGCATGATTCGCTGCTGGGGCTGATCGGCGAATTGCAGCAGGTGTCGCGCGTGGTGATCGGCGCGGCGGAGCGTATCAGCCAGCTGCAGGAGGAGTCGGCACGGATATCCAGCATCGTCGCCGTGATCCGCGATATTGCCGACCAGACCAACCTGCTGGCGCTCAATGCCGCCATCGAGGCGGCGCGCGCCGGCGAACATGGCCGCGGTTTTGCGGTGGTGGCCGACGAGGTGCGCAAGCTGTCGGAAAAAACGGCGCAGTCCACCAGTGAAATCGTGCAGATGGTATCCGCCATCCAGCACTCCACCAGCGAGGTGGTGCAGGAGGTGGGCAACAGCGTCACCCTGGCCAACGACAGCGTGCACCGCGCCGAACTGGCCGGCGACAGCCTGTCGCAGCTGCGCCAGCTGTCGCAGCAGGTGGCAGGCATCATGTCCACGCTGAGCGCGGCGCTGCAGCAGCAGGCGCGGGCCTCCACCGAGGTAGCGCAGCGCATCGAGGTGGTGGTGAGCCACTCGGCGGATGTTACCCATATCGCCCACCATGCCGCCGCCACCTCCGGGGTGATGAAGGACGTGGTGGCCGATATGGAGCGCATGGTGGCGCGCTTCCAGGTCTAG
- a CDS encoding GNAT family N-acetyltransferase, with product MLIRKMTEADFQRFWPVFQGVIAAQDSYAFAPDMTLQQGWQLWGELPLQTWVAEDDGELLGSYFLKANAAGPGSHVANCGYMVSPAARGRGIAAAMCEHSQQQAREAGFLAMQFNSVVASNKVAVALWQKLGFAIVGRVPLAYRHRELGLVDILVMHKQLG from the coding sequence ATGTTGATACGCAAGATGACGGAGGCGGATTTTCAGCGCTTCTGGCCGGTGTTCCAGGGCGTGATCGCGGCGCAGGATAGCTACGCCTTTGCGCCGGACATGACGCTGCAGCAGGGCTGGCAGCTGTGGGGCGAGCTGCCGCTGCAGACCTGGGTGGCAGAGGACGACGGCGAGCTGCTGGGCAGCTATTTCCTGAAAGCCAATGCCGCCGGGCCCGGCAGCCATGTTGCCAACTGCGGCTACATGGTGTCGCCGGCGGCGCGCGGGCGCGGCATTGCCGCGGCCATGTGCGAGCACTCGCAGCAGCAGGCGCGCGAGGCCGGCTTTCTGGCGATGCAGTTCAACAGCGTGGTGGCCAGCAACAAGGTGGCGGTGGCGCTGTGGCAGAAGCTCGGCTTTGCCATTGTCGGCCGCGTGCCGCTGGCCTACCGGCATCGCGAGCTGGGCCTGGTGGACATCCTGGTCATGCACAAGCAGCTGGGCTGA
- a CDS encoding thioesterase family protein, which produces MSVFTVEFKVRDYECDMQGIVNNGVYFNYLEHARHEFLLEKGIDFAELARQNINLVVVRSELDYKASLTSGDKFMVTVAFEPVSKVRFGFRQQVIRQDDGKVVLEGLIVGTAINERGRPSVPAEFAAQLAD; this is translated from the coding sequence ATGTCCGTTTTTACCGTTGAATTCAAGGTGCGTGATTACGAATGCGATATGCAGGGCATCGTGAATAACGGGGTGTACTTCAACTACCTGGAACATGCCCGCCATGAATTCCTGCTGGAGAAGGGCATCGATTTCGCCGAGCTGGCGCGCCAGAACATCAACCTGGTGGTGGTGCGTTCCGAGCTGGATTACAAGGCCTCGCTCACCAGCGGCGACAAGTTCATGGTAACGGTGGCATTCGAGCCGGTATCCAAGGTGCGCTTCGGTTTCCGCCAGCAGGTGATCCGCCAGGACGACGGCAAGGTGGTGCTGGAAGGCCTGATCGTCGGTACCGCCATCAACGAACGTGGCCGGCCGTCGGTACCCGCCGAATTCGCGGCGCAACTGGCCGACTGA
- a CDS encoding putative quinol monooxygenase, with protein sequence MSHEVVLIVLIQVQPGLGKQQIQAFEKLAPLVRAEAGCLEYELHRVANNNDQFVLTERWTSAEALSAHDVSPHMLEADRLNPTFRAGPATVLQLTSYR encoded by the coding sequence ATGTCCCACGAAGTTGTACTTATCGTTCTCATCCAGGTTCAACCCGGGCTTGGCAAGCAGCAGATTCAAGCATTCGAAAAACTCGCCCCACTGGTGCGAGCAGAAGCTGGATGCCTTGAATACGAGCTGCATCGGGTGGCAAATAACAACGATCAGTTTGTGCTGACTGAGCGCTGGACATCAGCAGAAGCCTTGAGCGCGCATGACGTTTCGCCACATATGCTGGAAGCAGACCGGCTTAACCCGACATTCAGGGCCGGTCCGGCAACCGTCTTGCAACTGACCAGCTATCGATAA